A genomic region of Thunnus maccoyii chromosome 13, fThuMac1.1, whole genome shotgun sequence contains the following coding sequences:
- the exoc3l2a gene encoding tumor necrosis factor alpha-induced protein 2: MPILKKLPGRSKSCHEFPRVNGELILPRLDLDLKDLNDLNDLNELKDLKDLNKNLNPFEDVDLDEDERNGGDMGLIMGDVRGNLQLRSSRDGEEEENEVNAERHGAGNPKGRPLRGTLERICGVSPLKTLGKLGKGLRISGRNVWGNNSPHYTPGDSNTLPPEREKKKGLRRSSEGIMTLLRFTGRRKEERRESLPCGDLSADSEAVASRRPSFLRMVSLGKLKRESMSDKASQEAEEETVEEEPEVKTREPLSVLEILQLVNHRDLLLADTHIQELERECELLSLMPAPTSPTLTPTRCPSTPLGMIPLSCSSLDDSLSSNATLDSSRRKAKDVELLYEALQKEMWDVVRESLRQPSAGPNLGLVVLVIQQEEHADAAWALREETKPEREGFQTQPSQRPRRLKMKWRQAVAEAADWSLPHQVDTQAGQLASYLERLRSRMMDDLDAARRNAVSIYPEEFAAFQVYVESYHRAVAKRLRTITSGPLQITDVYSLLDWFYNIYNRDVLGSISTATSISYASLEPILPQDTVDRLEQDCLSIVREKVTTELIQVLDEEERRWAQTLHIEEYQSHLARSVIQRLKVDLDRSTSVNQFLGARVARCSLIGLADFLYSFQRKVEMFHETQAEFGDRGDGYVSRTIALVNCCPPLRSFVERCRQCDPQSSEESAQRANSSLDRIINQSVRVLTDRLFEHIRPFFDKLIKRKWLNNTEAFDAIEASIKQHFKKFRRMEPPPYQTLVGEVHRRVLVEYVRAIMRGRVICTSSKMRKRMAFRLQDEAKQLKGLFKDLESSSSWLDSIICHLADIILLEDTPSIQMEVAVLVKEFPDIRKKHVSTLLNIRGMMRQAERQEILNIVKDFECSSVLMCRDHALFSDIPITSEVHCISLGLLRLAMTVTNWFSEHRPRRNRRTSVRNATPQPAESQDTEDMNKLHRED, encoded by the exons ATGCCCATTCTGAAGAAGCTCCCAGGAAGGTCCAAGAGCTGTCACGAGTTCCCCAGAGTGAACGGTGAACTGATCCTGCCCAGGCTGGACTTGGACCTGAAGGACTTGAATGATCTCAATGAtctgaatgaactgaaggaCCTGAAAGATCTGAACAAGAACCTGAACCCCTTCGAGGATGTGGACCTGGATGAGGATGAGAGGAATGGAGGTGACATGGGTCTTATCATGGGGGATGTCAGGGGTAACCTCCAGCTCAGGTCCTCCCgtgatggagaagaggaggaaaacgAGGTGAATGCAGAGAGGCACGGGGCGGGGAACCCTAAAGGAAGGCCTCTCAGGGGGACCCTGGAGCGGATCTGTGGAGTGTCGCCCCTAAAAACCCTCGGAAAACTGGGGAAGGGGCTCCGCATATCTGGACGCAACGTATGGGGGAACAACTCCCCCCACTATACCCCTGGAGACTCAAACACACTCCCaccagagagggagaaaaagaaaggactACGCAGGAGCTCCGAAGGAATTATGACTCTGCTCCG CTTTACAGGTCGACGTAAGGAGGAGCGCAGAGAAAGCCTGCCCTGCGGGGACCTGAGTGCAGACAGCGAGGCGGTGGCTTCCAGACGGCCCTCCTTCCTCAGGATGGTCAGTCTGGGCAAACTGAAGAGGGAATCCATGTCAGACAAGGCCTCCCAGGAGGCTGAAGAGGAAACAGTGGAGGAGGAGCCAGAGGTCAAAACCAGAGAGCCCCTCTCAG TCCTGGAGATCCTGCAGTTGGTCAACCACCGTGACCTTCTTCTGGCCgacacacacattcaggagCTGGAGCGAGAGTGTGAGCTGCTTTCTCTCATGCCGGCCCCAACCAGTCCCACCCTTACTCCTACCCGTTGTCCCAGCACCCCTCTTGGCATGATCCCCCTATCATGCTCATCCTTGGATGACTCCCTCAGCTCCAATGCAACGCTGGACTCAAGTCGGCGGAAGGCTAAAGATGTGGAGCTCCTGTATGAAGCCCTGCAGAAGGAGATGTGGGATGTAGTACGGGAGTCCCTCCGTCAGCCCAGTGCTGGTCCCAACCTTGGACTGGTGGTGCTTGTGATCCAACAGGAGGAGCATGCTGATGCTGCCTGGGCCCTCAGAGAGGAGACCAAGCCAGAACGAGAAGGTTTCCAGACCCAGCCCAGCCAGCGTCCCCGCCGACTGAAGATGAAGTGGAGGCAGGCTGTGGCAGAGGCTGCAGACTGGAGCCTGCCACACCAGGTGGATACCCAAGCTGGCCAGCTGGCCTCATACCTGGAGCGCCTGAGGAGTCGGATGATGGATGACCTGGATGCAGCGAGGAGGAATGCTGTGTCCATTTACCCAGAGGAGTTTGCTGCCTTCCAGGTGTATGTGGAAAGTTACCATCGAGCTGTGGCCAAACGTCTTCGGACCATTACCAGTGGCCCACTGCAGATCACAGACGTCTACTCACTACTGGACTGGTTCTACAATATCTACAACAG GGATGTCCTGGGCAGCATCAGCACAGCCACATCCATCAGCTATGCCTCACTGGAACCCATTCTGCCTCAAGACACAGTGGACAGGCTGGAACAAGACTGCCTGAGTATCGTGAGG GAGAAGGTGACAACAGAGCTGATTCAGGTTCTGGACGAAGAGGAGCGGCGATGGGCCCAGACTCTGCACATAGAGGAGTATCAGTCCCACCTAGCACGTTCAGTCATCCAG AGGctaaaagtggatttggacagaTCTACATCTGTGAACCAGTTTCTAGGGGCAAGAGTGGCTCGCTGCAGTCTCATTGGATTGGCTGACTTTCTCTACAG TTTCCAGAGGAAAGTGGAGATGTTTCATGAGACTCAGGCAGAATTTGGAGATCGAGGGGATGGATATGTTTCCAGGACCATAGCTCTGGTCAACTGCTGCCCTCCTCTCAG ATCCTTTGTGGAGCGCTGCAGGCAGTGTGATCCACAAAGCAGCGAGGAGTCGGCACAGAGAGCCAACTCCTCCCTGGACCGGATCATCAACCAGTCTGTGAGGGtgctgactgacagactgtttGAACACATCAGG CCTTTCTTTGACAAACTGATAAAGAGAAAATGGCTGAACAACACAGAGGCCTTTGACGCCATTGAAGCCAGCATTAAACAACACTTCAAGAAGTTCAGAAGGATGGAACCTCCACCTTATCAG ACGCTGGTGGGTGAGGTGCACCGGCGGGTCCTGGTGGAGTACGTCCGAGCCATCATGCGGGGACGGGTCATTTGCACATCCTCcaagatgaggaagaggatggcTTTCCGCCTACAAGACGAGGCCAAACAGCTTAAAGGACTCTTTAAGGATCTG GAATCAAGCTCATCCTGGTTGGACAGCATCATCTGCCACCTAGCTGACATCATTCTCCTGGAAGACACTCCCTCCATCCAGATGGAGGTTGCCGTCCTGGTGAAAGAGTTTCCAGATATACG GAAGAAACACGTCTCCACCCTGCTGAACATACGCGGGATGATGCGGCAGGCGGAGCGTCAGGAGATCCTCAACATCGTCAAAGACTTTGAATGCAGCAGTGTCCTGATGTGTCGGGACCACGCCCTGTTTTCCGACATCCCCATCACCTCAGAGGTGCACTGCATCAGCCTGGGTCTCCTCCGCCTCGCCATGACTGTCACCAACTGGTTCTCAGAGCACCGGCCGAGGCGAAACCGCAGGACAAGCGTCAGAAACGCAACACCTCAACCTGCTGAGAGCCAGGACACTGAAGACATGAATAAACTTCACAGAGAAGACTAG